A region of Paenibacillus sp. JNUCC-31 DNA encodes the following proteins:
- a CDS encoding alpha/beta fold hydrolase, with protein MDDPMFVPACGEDTAQAISGAELMLLEGMGHDMPPQLYETIVDAIERTARCNK; from the coding sequence ATGGACGACCCAATGTTTGTCCCTGCCTGTGGAGAAGATACGGCACAAGCCATTTCTGGCGCAGAGCTTATGTTGCTTGAAGGCATGGGACATGATATGCCACCGCAACTGTATGAAACTATTGTTGATGCCATTGAACGAACGGCCCGGTGCAACAAATAA
- a CDS encoding helix-turn-helix domain-containing protein: protein MNSIGEVIRNTRKQNKLTLKEVAKAGSISLSFLSEIERNKANPSISVLKRIANALNVNFTDLFGQKEQSIVVRKNERKPLVHSEGSRITWYSLSEGSRNKMGPLMGVLEEGATSGDIGVGHSEGEEFLYVQSGGLEFVLGSDRYTLEEGDSIYFDARTPHSYKNVWKGETVVIAVVTPPTF from the coding sequence ATGAATTCGATCGGCGAGGTCATCAGGAATACACGCAAGCAAAACAAATTAACGCTTAAAGAAGTGGCAAAAGCCGGGTCCATCTCATTATCTTTTCTTAGCGAAATAGAACGTAACAAAGCGAATCCATCAATCAGTGTGCTAAAACGGATTGCTAATGCGTTAAACGTTAATTTTACTGATCTATTTGGTCAGAAAGAGCAAAGTATTGTTGTGAGAAAAAACGAACGTAAACCGCTGGTACATTCTGAAGGCTCTCGTATTACGTGGTATTCCCTTAGCGAGGGAAGTAGAAACAAGATGGGACCATTAATGGGCGTGCTTGAAGAAGGTGCGACCTCAGGAGATATTGGTGTAGGACACAGTGAAGGCGAGGAGTTTCTGTATGTGCAGTCGGGAGGCTTGGAGTTTGTGCTTGGAAGTGACAGATATACGCTGGAAGAGGGAGATAGCATCTACTTCGATGCTAGGACGCCGCATAGCTATAAGAATGTATGGAAAGGAGAAACGGTAGTTATTGCTGTAGTAACACCTCCCACTTTTTGA
- a CDS encoding MBL fold metallo-hydrolase, whose amino-acid sequence MTKLPKIYTVGDTTVTRVTEMVISGVQPEIYFPGTWDPTLLEANQHSLPEGLIDENSQLIVSIGTWVVKTPHHTILIDTATGNDKNLPLNPDLANLQLPYLERLQEAGVTPEEVDYVLLTHLHVDHVGWNTKLVDGKWVPTFPNAKYVFPLKEQEYYSSEASHNKENEANFNVYEESVLPVVEAGLTETIAPEGGTFLELFTFIPTPGHSIGQMSIRLSSGGEEALFGADIMHHPFQVLRPDWNSMYCEFGDQARISRRWALEYIADRPIIYFSTHFPESSAGYVTRSKDGFNWRFI is encoded by the coding sequence ATGACGAAGCTACCTAAGATTTACACGGTGGGTGATACTACCGTAACTAGAGTTACTGAAATGGTAATTAGTGGTGTTCAACCTGAAATTTATTTCCCAGGTACATGGGATCCTACTCTTTTGGAAGCAAACCAACATTCCCTCCCCGAGGGCTTGATTGACGAAAATTCGCAACTGATTGTCAGTATCGGCACCTGGGTCGTGAAGACGCCCCATCATACAATTCTTATTGATACCGCTACAGGTAACGATAAAAACCTGCCACTGAATCCGGATCTTGCCAATCTGCAGTTGCCATATCTCGAACGACTCCAAGAGGCAGGTGTTACTCCAGAAGAAGTCGATTACGTGCTGTTAACTCATTTGCATGTGGATCACGTCGGTTGGAATACCAAGCTAGTTGATGGCAAGTGGGTACCGACATTCCCGAATGCAAAGTACGTATTCCCGCTTAAAGAACAAGAGTATTACTCCAGTGAAGCAAGCCATAACAAAGAAAATGAAGCAAACTTCAATGTTTACGAAGAAAGCGTACTTCCTGTCGTAGAGGCAGGTTTGACGGAAACGATTGCTCCAGAAGGCGGAACGTTTCTAGAACTATTTACATTTATTCCGACTCCAGGTCACAGTATTGGACAAATGTCCATTCGTCTTTCATCAGGTGGTGAAGAAGCTCTGTTCGGAGCCGATATCATGCATCATCCATTCCAAGTCTTAAGACCTGATTGGAATTCGATGTATTGTGAATTTGGTGATCAGGCTCGAATCTCACGCCGCTGGGCTTTAGAATATATCGCCGATCGTCCCATTATTTATTTCAGTACGCATTTCCCAGAGAGTTCAGCCGGTTATGTCACCCGAAGCAAAGATGGCTTCAACTGGCGGTTTATATAA
- a CDS encoding alpha/beta hydrolase: MSNNTFNKSISIISENFKIASDTPGIELSVLNKRPASMNVFSKEKTIVMVHGATYPVGSLYDVELDGFSFLDYLASHGYDVYAVDVRGYGGSTRPLEMEQPAEQNPPLVRTETGVRDFESAVDFVLKHRNLSKVNILGMSWGGTVAGAYTSRNNDKVNKLTLIAPQWLSTKPIPIDTGGPLGSYRLVPAGSTKERWLSAAPEGKRDTLLPEGWFEKWVEATLATDPNTQSVHPEHIRATNGPILDIREYWTVGKAFYEPKDITVPVLLLHAEWDIDVPLDLAQNFFTSLTGAAYRRWVEIGEGTHMVLLEKNRVQAFQAVQSFLDENYTPAGQ, translated from the coding sequence ATGTCTAACAACACATTCAATAAATCCATTTCCATCATATCTGAGAATTTTAAAATAGCTAGTGATACGCCGGGAATTGAGTTATCCGTCCTTAATAAACGTCCTGCCTCTATGAATGTCTTCTCTAAAGAAAAAACGATCGTTATGGTTCATGGTGCAACTTATCCAGTGGGTAGCCTGTATGATGTGGAGCTTGACGGCTTTTCCTTCCTAGATTACCTTGCTAGTCACGGCTATGATGTCTATGCGGTAGATGTTCGTGGCTATGGCGGATCCACAAGACCATTGGAAATGGAACAACCTGCTGAGCAAAATCCTCCGCTTGTCCGTACAGAAACCGGAGTTCGTGATTTCGAATCGGCTGTAGACTTTGTCCTAAAACATCGTAATCTATCCAAGGTCAATATACTTGGGATGTCTTGGGGCGGTACGGTAGCTGGGGCATATACAAGCCGTAATAACGACAAGGTGAACAAGTTAACCCTCATTGCTCCTCAGTGGCTCAGCACCAAACCAATCCCGATCGATACAGGCGGTCCACTTGGCTCTTACCGTCTTGTGCCCGCAGGTTCTACGAAAGAACGATGGTTAAGTGCTGCTCCTGAAGGGAAACGTGACACTCTGCTCCCTGAGGGTTGGTTTGAGAAATGGGTTGAAGCAACTCTTGCTACTGATCCTAATACTCAGTCTGTACACCCTGAACATATTCGCGCTACCAACGGACCGATCCTAGACATCCGTGAATATTGGACGGTAGGCAAAGCTTTCTATGAACCTAAAGATATCACCGTACCTGTACTCCTCCTTCATGCGGAATGGGATATTGATGTGCCGTTAGATTTGGCACAAAACTTCTTCACTTCCCTAACCGGAGCTGCCTATCGACGTTGGGTTGAAATTGGAGAAGGTACCCATATGGTACTGCTTGAGAAAAATAGAGTTCAGGCGTTCCAAGCTGTTCAATCATTCCTAGACGAGAATTATACACCGGCGGGTCAATAA
- a CDS encoding Rid family detoxifying hydrolase, translated as MNHTVITSAQAPAAIGPYSQAIKNGNVLYTSGMLPIDAEGQLQEGIIAQTQQILTNLQNVLSEAGFSLEDVVKTSVFMTNLDHFEQMNDVYSHYFGNHHPARTTVQVAMLPRSAEIEIELVAIKRQPNQ; from the coding sequence ATGAATCATACAGTTATTACATCCGCACAAGCGCCAGCGGCAATCGGTCCTTATTCACAAGCTATTAAGAATGGAAATGTGTTGTACACTTCCGGAATGCTCCCGATCGATGCTGAAGGTCAATTACAGGAAGGCATTATTGCACAAACTCAACAGATCCTGACGAACCTTCAGAATGTGTTATCTGAAGCTGGATTCTCCCTGGAAGACGTTGTGAAAACTTCTGTTTTTATGACGAACTTAGATCACTTTGAACAAATGAATGACGTTTATAGTCACTATTTTGGTAACCATCATCCCGCAAGAACTACCGTTCAGGTAGCTATGCTACCCCGTAGTGCTGAGATTGAGATTGAGCTAGTTGCTATCAAACGACAGCCTAACCAATAA
- a CDS encoding DMT family transporter, with translation MRTYLLLLFCATLYGSNFVLGSLLLQEFPAMHLSAYRLAVSSVFLMGYLILSKRMIRLTARDVIYLIPIALIGMLLHQVSFFTGLQTIDATTTSLILSLSPIFTALLARIFLRESFPLRMAVGSLVALIGVFFVVSQGKGLHLSLTTGMGIMFICMLAFSGSTILMRKLTEKMDALRATSYSTLLGCVLVFPVAVWQEADEQSSHSLGWWILLISSALLIQGLCAIIWNNQIRKVGAAKATVFLNLQPFVAMVLGYLMLGNPVTFTQIGGSILIVGGVVLSTLQKIPRYNSHNKALSPTIEKE, from the coding sequence TTGCGAACTTATCTGCTTCTCTTATTTTGTGCGACGCTTTATGGAAGTAACTTCGTACTCGGCTCACTCTTACTGCAGGAGTTTCCTGCAATGCATCTTTCCGCATACCGCCTTGCCGTCTCTTCCGTGTTCCTGATGGGCTATCTGATTTTGTCCAAACGTATGATACGGTTGACTGCACGGGATGTCATTTACCTCATCCCGATTGCCTTGATTGGAATGCTACTGCATCAGGTATCTTTCTTTACAGGATTGCAGACGATAGATGCAACTACGACTTCACTCATATTATCGCTCTCTCCTATATTTACTGCTCTACTAGCGAGAATCTTCTTAAGAGAATCATTCCCTCTGCGTATGGCGGTAGGATCGCTGGTTGCACTTATTGGTGTATTTTTCGTAGTCAGCCAAGGCAAAGGATTACATCTATCCCTAACAACGGGGATGGGAATCATGTTTATTTGCATGCTCGCATTCTCTGGTTCTACGATCCTGATGAGAAAACTCACGGAAAAAATGGATGCTCTCAGAGCGACTTCATATTCAACGTTGCTAGGCTGTGTGCTCGTATTTCCGGTGGCAGTGTGGCAAGAAGCTGATGAACAGAGCTCTCATTCTTTGGGATGGTGGATACTCTTGATCAGTTCGGCTCTGCTCATTCAAGGCTTATGTGCAATCATTTGGAACAATCAAATTCGGAAAGTTGGCGCTGCCAAAGCAACTGTATTTCTGAATCTCCAACCATTTGTCGCTATGGTGCTTGGATATCTCATGCTTGGTAACCCAGTCACTTTCACACAAATAGGTGGTTCCATCCTTATTGTAGGCGGCGTAGTTCTTTCTACTTTACAGAAGATACCAAGATACAATTCGCATAACAAGGCTTTATCACCAACTATAGAAAAGGAATAA
- a CDS encoding sugar O-acetyltransferase: protein MNIKERMASKQLFSDDDANYPKEAAELAKARQRGKALCYEINNLHPDDVEKRKTLMKQLFGSMGENVWMEPPLRMSYGSNTTVGNNVYINFNLTVVDDYKVTIGNDVMFGPNVTIAVTSHPVHPEKRKEGGMFALPVVIEDGAWIGSGAIILPGVTIGEGSVIGAGSVVTKDVPANVIAVGNPCRVLREITELDREFYYKDMRFDQVEW from the coding sequence ATGAATATCAAAGAACGAATGGCAAGCAAACAATTATTTTCAGATGATGATGCGAATTACCCGAAAGAGGCTGCGGAGTTAGCTAAAGCACGCCAGCGAGGTAAGGCTTTATGCTATGAAATCAATAATTTGCATCCAGACGATGTTGAGAAGCGCAAAACGTTAATGAAACAACTTTTTGGTAGTATGGGAGAAAATGTATGGATGGAGCCGCCGCTTCGTATGTCATATGGATCAAATACGACGGTGGGAAATAATGTATATATAAATTTCAATCTAACCGTGGTTGATGACTATAAAGTTACCATTGGGAATGATGTCATGTTTGGCCCCAATGTAACGATTGCTGTAACGAGTCATCCTGTGCACCCTGAGAAACGTAAAGAAGGCGGGATGTTTGCTTTACCCGTGGTTATAGAAGATGGGGCGTGGATTGGGAGCGGAGCGATTATTCTACCTGGAGTCACGATTGGCGAAGGAAGTGTCATTGGTGCTGGTAGTGTCGTAACCAAAGATGTGCCTGCGAACGTAATAGCTGTGGGAAATCCATGCAGAGTTTTACGAGAGATTACGGAACTGGATCGAGAGTTCTATTACAAAGACATGCGTTTTGATCAGGTTGAATGGTAA
- a CDS encoding MATE family efflux transporter, whose product MQLQVFGKRDFNRELISLVIPIALQNLISATVISVDVIMLGMMSQSAMAAVSLAGQITFTLTLFYMGLSAGASILTAQYWGKKDTLAIQRILSIACVFSFCISILFFLSSFLIPEALMHLFTNDPELIQYGSRFLQFNSFSYLVMGLSQMYLSVIRSMENAKLSAWISSLCLVLNILFNAICIFVLFPSNPELAIVAVALATVLARTIELACCVLHSLTKGTIRFHLPIRDDVQRSLLKDFLRYTLPLQGNYIVWGGALTATAAIIGHVNSDMVAANSIASVVKNLAVVLCGGIATGGSVLIGKYLGQGEMEKAKYAGNHMCYYAFIFGVIAGSTILLIKPLVYSIVNLSPIAQSYLDGMLYISAYYCIAKSFNSTTIAGIFPAGGDAKFGLWCDTIVMWLIILPLSYLCAFVWHVSPIFLYVIISLDELIKLPIALARYRQYKWLNNLTRNFKKPALH is encoded by the coding sequence ATGCAACTGCAAGTTTTCGGCAAACGAGACTTTAATCGAGAGTTAATATCGCTTGTGATCCCCATTGCATTACAAAATCTAATATCAGCAACGGTGATATCTGTTGATGTGATCATGTTGGGTATGATGAGTCAATCCGCAATGGCGGCCGTATCGCTCGCAGGACAAATCACCTTCACATTAACATTATTTTATATGGGGTTGTCAGCGGGGGCGAGTATCCTCACTGCTCAGTACTGGGGGAAGAAGGACACACTAGCCATACAGCGCATTCTGAGTATTGCCTGTGTATTCTCCTTTTGCATATCGATCCTGTTTTTCTTGTCTTCCTTCCTGATTCCCGAGGCACTCATGCACTTGTTCACCAATGATCCTGAATTGATTCAATATGGTTCAAGGTTTTTACAGTTCAATTCCTTTTCTTACTTAGTGATGGGATTATCGCAGATGTATCTGAGTGTGATTCGAAGTATGGAAAATGCAAAACTCAGTGCGTGGATCAGTTCTTTATGTTTGGTCTTAAACATTTTGTTTAATGCCATTTGCATCTTTGTCCTGTTCCCATCCAATCCGGAACTTGCGATTGTGGCTGTTGCTCTTGCCACGGTGTTGGCACGTACGATTGAACTGGCATGTTGTGTGCTTCACTCCTTAACGAAGGGAACCATTCGTTTTCATTTGCCTATACGTGACGATGTTCAGCGTAGTTTATTGAAGGATTTCTTGAGATATACACTGCCTCTCCAGGGAAATTATATCGTATGGGGAGGAGCGCTTACCGCTACGGCGGCCATTATAGGCCATGTGAACTCCGATATGGTTGCGGCGAACTCCATCGCATCTGTAGTTAAGAACTTGGCGGTTGTTCTCTGTGGCGGCATAGCCACAGGGGGCTCTGTACTAATTGGAAAGTATCTTGGACAGGGTGAAATGGAGAAAGCAAAGTATGCGGGTAACCATATGTGTTATTATGCTTTCATTTTTGGAGTCATTGCAGGCAGTACCATTTTGCTTATTAAACCTTTGGTTTACTCCATCGTCAATCTGAGTCCAATCGCTCAAAGCTATCTGGATGGCATGTTATACATTAGTGCGTATTATTGTATTGCGAAGTCGTTTAACTCCACAACTATAGCAGGTATATTCCCGGCTGGTGGAGATGCCAAGTTCGGATTATGGTGCGATACCATTGTAATGTGGCTTATTATTCTTCCACTTAGTTACCTGTGCGCTTTTGTTTGGCATGTGTCTCCCATTTTCTTGTACGTCATCATCAGCTTAGACGAGTTAATCAAACTGCCTATTGCTTTAGCGCGATACCGTCAATATAAGTGGCTGAACAACTTAACTAGAAACTTTAAGAAACCTGCTCTTCACTAA
- a CDS encoding helix-turn-helix transcriptional regulator, producing MTDLEVFSDLSERLDYNLPDLPLYVRKGSLHQFNNHAAVAHWHVDLEFIYILKGSMDFSVNGRITRLHQGDGLFVNSQRLHYGYAVADHDDCSFLVVVIHPSILGDKTSYLQTYWEEKFSSRMADFVVLTEQMAWQQDIVQSIQELYREMHREHTPPNPLRLVSQALSLCATIGDHLKPVSGQPGILTHVQEMTQFIHQNYDQKITLEEIASAGAVCRSRCCNLFNKYVGQSPNNYVTQYRLQKSCEMLRETRRSISEIALACGFQSSSYFSSIFRKQMGVVPQQYRRQVTNSDPT from the coding sequence ATGACAGATTTAGAAGTGTTCTCTGATTTATCAGAACGGTTGGATTATAATCTTCCTGATTTACCCCTTTATGTCCGCAAAGGAAGCCTTCATCAATTTAATAATCATGCAGCAGTTGCACATTGGCATGTGGATCTGGAGTTTATCTATATATTAAAGGGATCGATGGATTTCTCTGTTAATGGACGTATCACTCGACTGCATCAGGGAGATGGACTTTTTGTGAATAGCCAACGTTTGCATTATGGTTACGCTGTTGCGGATCACGACGATTGTTCGTTCCTAGTGGTCGTTATTCATCCCTCTATCCTTGGTGATAAAACTTCGTATCTTCAGACGTACTGGGAGGAGAAATTCAGTTCCAGAATGGCTGATTTTGTTGTACTTACGGAGCAGATGGCTTGGCAACAAGACATCGTACAGTCCATTCAGGAACTTTATCGGGAAATGCATAGAGAACATACACCTCCCAATCCACTTCGCTTGGTATCCCAAGCGTTGTCGTTGTGTGCTACAATTGGCGATCATTTAAAGCCTGTTTCCGGTCAGCCTGGCATATTAACGCATGTTCAGGAAATGACTCAATTCATTCACCAGAACTATGATCAGAAGATAACGCTTGAGGAGATCGCATCTGCCGGAGCTGTTTGCAGAAGCCGTTGTTGCAATTTATTTAACAAATATGTGGGCCAGTCGCCCAACAACTATGTCACACAATATCGACTTCAGAAAAGCTGCGAAATGTTAAGAGAAACACGGAGATCCATAAGTGAAATTGCACTTGCCTGTGGTTTCCAAAGCTCCAGTTATTTTTCTTCCATTTTCCGTAAACAGATGGGTGTAGTTCCGCAACAGTATCGTAGACAAGTGACGAACAGCGATCCAACGTAA
- a CDS encoding NAD(P)-dependent oxidoreductase encodes MKILIVGHFNETSKSNIAEYFPQDWNVVIVPPGQEMLHHIEDCQVIIPEHIKVDHSLLSIAKKLKLVQTGAGFDNVDVPACTQLGIWVANAAGVNAQAVAEHVMALILSYYKNIPFLDTFMKNKMDENQLDYTGSELEGKTIGIIGLGAIGKKVAAFCRVFDMNVLAYSRNAIAQSDGFVKMTDFDTLISTSDIVSVHVPLNQQTKQLINKAAFKKMKNTTLFINTSRGGIVNERDLIDALKNGDISGACLDVFESEPLPMDSELRNLSNVILTPHTAGMPDGRKFHKKRYDFFIKNIKRVENGEEPESKLNQLL; translated from the coding sequence ATGAAGATTCTCATCGTTGGTCATTTTAACGAGACCTCAAAATCAAATATTGCAGAGTATTTTCCGCAAGACTGGAATGTTGTAATCGTCCCGCCCGGACAAGAAATGCTGCATCATATTGAGGATTGCCAGGTAATCATCCCTGAACATATTAAAGTGGATCACAGCCTGCTTTCTATCGCCAAAAAATTAAAATTGGTACAGACGGGAGCAGGATTTGATAATGTCGATGTCCCTGCCTGTACACAGCTCGGCATTTGGGTGGCCAATGCTGCAGGAGTGAATGCACAGGCTGTGGCCGAGCACGTCATGGCATTGATATTGTCTTATTATAAAAACATACCGTTTCTTGATACTTTCATGAAAAACAAGATGGATGAAAATCAATTGGACTATACAGGGAGTGAATTAGAGGGCAAAACGATTGGGATTATCGGTTTGGGCGCTATCGGAAAAAAAGTAGCTGCGTTTTGCAGGGTTTTTGATATGAATGTGCTGGCTTATTCGAGAAATGCCATTGCACAATCGGACGGTTTTGTGAAAATGACGGATTTCGATACTCTTATAAGCACATCTGACATAGTCAGTGTACACGTACCCTTGAATCAGCAAACCAAACAGCTGATCAACAAAGCGGCATTCAAGAAAATGAAGAATACCACTCTTTTTATCAATACATCCCGCGGCGGGATTGTCAACGAAAGAGACTTGATTGATGCATTAAAAAACGGGGATATTTCAGGTGCATGCCTGGATGTGTTTGAATCTGAACCGCTTCCTATGGATAGTGAGCTCAGGAATCTGAGTAATGTGATACTTACTCCCCATACAGCAGGAATGCCTGATGGTCGGAAATTTCATAAAAAAAGATATGATTTCTTTATCAAGAATATAAAACGTGTAGAAAATGGTGAAGAGCCTGAAAGCAAGCTCAATCAGTTATTATAG
- a CDS encoding alpha/beta hydrolase, protein MSIETRILPELREVYSQFPGFELEKNLEWSRSLVSAASVKKSEHVNTTSRKIPRDKGEMLVKIYEPAERTNDLLPAMLWIHGGGYVLGHPDMDDKLCERFVQTAECIVVSVDYRLAPEHPYPAGIEDCYAGLVWMTEEAEMLGIDVNRVAIAGASGGGGLTAALALMARDKGGPSIIFQMPLYPMLDNRNITPSSHEITEEGSIWNRTDNVAAWNMYLGEENNASGSSSYAVPSRAESLAGLPPAYTCVGQLDLFRDETMEYVARLAQAGVDVEFHLYPGCFHLFEIFAPETEVSQRAVQGYMVAMARALHPNRILDI, encoded by the coding sequence ATGAGTATTGAGACACGTATATTACCAGAGTTAAGAGAGGTATATTCACAATTTCCAGGGTTTGAATTGGAGAAAAATTTAGAGTGGAGCAGAAGCTTAGTATCGGCTGCATCAGTGAAAAAATCAGAGCATGTAAACACAACTAGCCGGAAAATTCCGAGAGATAAAGGTGAGATGCTGGTCAAAATTTATGAGCCGGCCGAACGAACGAATGATTTACTACCAGCCATGTTATGGATTCATGGGGGTGGGTACGTGTTAGGACATCCCGATATGGACGACAAATTGTGCGAACGTTTTGTTCAGACAGCAGAATGTATTGTCGTATCAGTCGATTATAGGCTCGCTCCAGAGCATCCTTATCCTGCGGGGATTGAAGATTGTTATGCTGGATTGGTATGGATGACGGAGGAAGCAGAAATGCTTGGTATTGATGTGAATCGAGTTGCAATTGCCGGTGCTAGCGGTGGTGGAGGACTGACAGCAGCACTCGCGCTGATGGCACGTGATAAAGGAGGTCCGTCTATTATCTTCCAAATGCCATTGTACCCGATGTTAGATAATCGCAACATCACGCCATCTAGTCATGAGATTACAGAAGAGGGTTCAATCTGGAACCGAACGGACAACGTGGCTGCTTGGAATATGTACCTTGGTGAGGAGAACAATGCCAGTGGAAGTTCTTCTTACGCAGTACCTTCGAGAGCAGAGAGCTTGGCAGGATTGCCGCCTGCCTATACTTGTGTAGGTCAGCTCGATCTATTCCGAGACGAGACGATGGAGTATGTGGCCCGACTTGCGCAAGCAGGTGTGGATGTCGAATTTCATCTGTATCCGGGTTGCTTCCACCTTTTCGAAATTTTTGCACCTGAAACAGAAGTGAGTCAGCGTGCTGTACAGGGTTATATGGTTGCGATGGCACGAGCGCTTCATCCCAACAGGATTCTAGATATTTAG
- a CDS encoding LLM class flavin-dependent oxidoreductase — MEIGVTSFVETKPDTETGVVMSHAQRLREVVEEIVLADQVGLDVFGIGEHHRDDYAASSPAMVLSAAAPLTKRIRLTSAVTVLSSADPVRVFQDFATLDGLSNGRAEIIAGRGSFIESFPLFGYNLHDYEDLFNENIELLLKLRESEKVTWSGGHRPAIHNLGVYPRPVQNSIPVWIGSGGTQESAIRAGILGLPLVLAIIGGDPTKFAPLVELYKKAATHAGHDVSQLRVGSHSIGFVAEDTEKAAELFFPSTQYGMNKLGKERGWAYYDRSSYDAARRSDGALYVGDPETVAQKIIHLRKHVGITRFMMYVPLSTMPHELVMRAIELLGKEVAPRVREEISKWEAEMK; from the coding sequence ATGGAAATAGGTGTTACTTCATTCGTAGAAACAAAGCCTGATACAGAGACCGGAGTTGTCATGAGTCACGCTCAGCGATTGCGAGAAGTCGTTGAAGAAATCGTCCTTGCAGATCAGGTAGGACTTGATGTGTTTGGCATAGGTGAGCATCATCGTGATGATTATGCAGCATCTTCACCAGCAATGGTGTTGTCCGCTGCGGCGCCCCTAACAAAACGAATTCGATTGACAAGTGCTGTGACGGTCCTATCTTCAGCAGATCCTGTCCGTGTGTTTCAGGATTTTGCCACGCTTGACGGTCTCTCCAATGGACGTGCCGAGATTATAGCGGGTCGGGGTTCCTTCATTGAATCCTTTCCGCTGTTTGGCTATAACCTGCATGACTACGAGGATTTATTTAATGAAAACATTGAACTGCTTCTGAAATTACGGGAATCCGAGAAAGTAACTTGGAGTGGAGGCCATCGACCAGCGATACATAATCTGGGGGTATACCCGCGTCCTGTTCAGAATTCTATACCTGTATGGATCGGTAGCGGAGGTACTCAGGAGTCTGCCATACGTGCTGGAATTCTAGGTCTGCCACTAGTTCTGGCAATTATCGGTGGAGATCCAACGAAATTTGCACCGCTTGTAGAACTGTATAAAAAGGCGGCAACTCATGCCGGGCATGATGTATCGCAGCTTCGGGTAGGTTCACATTCTATCGGATTTGTTGCAGAAGATACGGAAAAGGCCGCAGAACTCTTTTTCCCGTCCACTCAGTACGGCATGAATAAACTCGGCAAAGAGCGGGGGTGGGCATATTATGATCGTTCAAGCTATGATGCTGCCCGCCGCTCTGATGGTGCGTTGTATGTAGGGGATCCGGAAACAGTCGCTCAAAAAATTATCCATCTTCGCAAGCATGTAGGAATTACACGTTTCATGATGTATGTTCCCTTAAGCACGATGCCACATGAGTTGGTAATGCGGGCTATAGAATTGCTCGGTAAAGAGGTTGCACCGCGAGTACGAGAGGAAATTTCCAAGTGGGAAGCTGAAATGAAATAA